From the genome of Pueribacillus theae, one region includes:
- a CDS encoding SDR family NAD(P)-dependent oxidoreductase: MKRLEGKVAIITGAANGQGVAEAKLFASEGAKVIVTDIDEVGVKKTAIEISNLGGSAFPLQHDVSLEEDWKIVVKTSIEQFGRVDILINNAGIPSRKNVEEETVEEWDKVQAVNSRSVFLGMKYTVPEIRKVGGGSIINVSSVYGIIGVKGYAAYHASKGAIRVLTKTAAMDFAKDLIRVNSIHPGIIETAMTEDLYADEETLNWLKDVTPWPRLGKPEDVAYGALFLASDESTFITGSELVIDGGWIAH, translated from the coding sequence GTGAAACGTTTAGAGGGAAAAGTAGCAATTATTACAGGAGCTGCAAATGGGCAAGGAGTCGCGGAAGCAAAATTGTTTGCAAGTGAAGGGGCAAAAGTTATCGTGACAGATATTGATGAAGTAGGAGTAAAAAAGACGGCGATAGAAATTAGCAATCTCGGAGGTTCTGCCTTTCCTCTCCAACATGATGTTTCGTTAGAGGAAGACTGGAAGATAGTTGTAAAAACTTCAATTGAACAGTTTGGTCGAGTCGATATTCTTATAAATAATGCTGGTATTCCGTCTCGTAAAAATGTTGAAGAAGAGACTGTTGAGGAGTGGGATAAAGTTCAAGCGGTTAATTCGCGAAGTGTATTTTTAGGTATGAAATATACTGTTCCCGAGATACGAAAAGTAGGTGGTGGTTCAATAATAAATGTTTCATCCGTTTACGGTATTATCGGGGTTAAGGGTTACGCGGCTTACCATGCTTCAAAAGGGGCTATTCGTGTATTAACCAAGACAGCAGCAATGGATTTTGCTAAAGATCTCATTCGGGTAAATTCGATCCATCCAGGGATTATAGAAACAGCTATGACAGAAGATTTATATGCCGATGAAGAAACATTGAATTGGTTAAAAGATGTTACACCATGGCCCAGATTAGGAAAACCAGAAGATGTAGCATATGGGGCGCTATTTTTAGCTTCCGATGAATCTACTTTTATAACAGGTTCGGAACTAGTTATTGATGGTGGGTGGATTGCTCACTAG
- a CDS encoding ABC transporter permease yields MSDLQTKLDYRIESTNRFKDLNYLLFRYGVVIAFAFLIILSSILYPGFIRTDNILNMFSQLSIIGIMSIGMTFVLITGGLDMSVGGIYAASAVLVASIADGTPLIIAALITIVFGFTAGLLNGVIITKLSVPPFVATLGTGSIFTGFALVYSNAQPFFVKKESFGWLGSGAIGSIPVSVILLFVAYIITGVLLAFTTYGRSLYAIGGNQEASRLSGLRVNWLTSSAYGLCGLCASVSGLVIASRLGQGQANIGDLIVLDVIAAVVIGGTSLSGGQGAIWRTVIGGSILIMISNVFDSLSLSPYWQSIFKGIIIIGAVMFDYYARSKINK; encoded by the coding sequence ATGAGTGATTTACAAACAAAATTAGATTATAGGATTGAGTCAACTAATAGATTCAAAGATCTTAATTATCTACTTTTTAGATACGGTGTTGTTATCGCTTTTGCATTTTTAATTATCCTATCATCTATCCTTTATCCCGGATTCATTAGAACAGATAATATTCTAAACATGTTTAGCCAATTGTCAATTATTGGAATCATGAGTATTGGAATGACGTTTGTCCTGATTACCGGAGGGCTAGACATGTCGGTTGGAGGAATTTATGCAGCAAGTGCAGTTCTTGTTGCAAGTATTGCAGATGGAACTCCTTTGATAATAGCAGCTTTAATTACAATAGTTTTTGGATTTACTGCTGGTTTATTAAATGGAGTAATAATTACTAAATTAAGTGTCCCTCCATTTGTGGCTACTCTGGGTACAGGTTCAATTTTTACTGGTTTTGCTCTTGTCTACTCAAATGCTCAACCTTTCTTTGTTAAGAAAGAGTCATTTGGATGGCTTGGATCTGGAGCTATAGGGAGTATACCTGTATCTGTTATCTTGTTATTTGTAGCCTATATTATTACGGGTGTCCTATTGGCATTTACAACATATGGACGTTCATTATACGCTATTGGGGGTAATCAAGAAGCAAGTAGACTATCGGGTCTCAGAGTTAATTGGCTTACATCAAGCGCATATGGGTTATGTGGATTATGTGCTTCCGTTAGTGGGTTAGTAATTGCTTCGAGACTTGGACAAGGTCAGGCCAACATTGGTGATCTTATCGTCCTTGATGTTATAGCAGCAGTTGTTATTGGGGGGACTTCTCTCAGTGGTGGACAGGGAGCAATTTGGCGAACTGTAATAGGTGGGAGTATTTTGATCATGATTTCCAATGTGTTTGATAGTCTCTCACTTAGTCCTTATTGGCAATCTATTTTTAAAGGAATCATTATCATAGGTGCTGTTATGTTTGACTATTATGCTCGTTCTAAAATAAACAAATAA
- a CDS encoding sugar ABC transporter ATP-binding protein, giving the protein MNGAILEKNNTSKDIAINISGLTKKYGNFYAVSNVDITISKGEIHSLVGQNGAGKSTLLGILSGRVTPSSGCIKIFGEELNYGDPRSSRRLGIATIYQELTIIPNLTAVDNVFLGQNISRNGFLSKRKMQQRFNELSELLGVNIPPSALSSRLSIADQQMLEIMRGIQLDANILILDEPTASLAPAERESLLKTIKSLREKGITIIYVSHHLDEVLEISDSVTILRNGEKIKTERGHFWTKDKLVAEMLGKEIGNDLIQVISEPFDNQNLFGKEVLRTRNVVVPGAVKDISFSIRSGEIIGIGGLVGSGRSTFVRALAGLEPTSTGELWIDSKKVKWPSSPRYSMNLGIALAPEDRKHQGLVLDLSCQDNINMVDFKRVRRWGLYHTNSAKNIATVFSKKFGLNRPIQTLCRNLSGGNQQKVLLSKVCNLNPRVLIVDEPTRGIDIGVKIEVLKILKQLASEGMSIIVISSELEEVVAVSDRVLVFSKGRLVKELNEKHEINVGNILRANFLGGTT; this is encoded by the coding sequence ATGAATGGAGCCATATTAGAAAAAAATAATACTTCTAAAGACATTGCCATTAATATTTCTGGATTGACAAAAAAATATGGGAATTTTTACGCTGTTTCAAACGTAGATATTACAATTTCTAAAGGAGAGATTCATTCACTAGTTGGTCAAAATGGAGCAGGTAAATCTACATTATTGGGGATTTTATCTGGTAGGGTGACCCCTTCTAGTGGGTGTATAAAGATTTTTGGCGAGGAATTGAATTATGGAGACCCCAGATCTTCTAGAAGATTGGGGATTGCAACAATTTATCAAGAGTTAACAATTATTCCTAATTTAACAGCAGTAGATAATGTATTCTTAGGTCAAAATATTAGTCGAAATGGCTTTTTATCTAAAAGAAAGATGCAGCAACGTTTTAATGAACTGAGTGAGTTGTTGGGGGTAAATATCCCCCCCTCAGCATTATCAAGTAGATTATCTATTGCTGACCAGCAAATGCTAGAGATTATGAGGGGAATTCAGCTTGATGCAAATATATTAATACTTGACGAACCAACCGCCTCACTTGCACCAGCTGAACGTGAGTCTTTATTAAAAACGATAAAATCTCTACGTGAAAAAGGCATAACTATTATATATGTTAGTCACCACTTAGATGAGGTATTAGAAATTAGTGATAGTGTAACAATTCTAAGAAATGGAGAAAAGATCAAAACCGAACGCGGACATTTTTGGACGAAGGATAAACTAGTTGCTGAAATGTTGGGTAAAGAAATAGGAAATGATTTAATCCAAGTTATCTCTGAACCCTTTGATAACCAGAATCTTTTTGGTAAAGAGGTTTTACGTACAAGAAACGTGGTGGTACCAGGTGCAGTTAAAGATATAAGTTTTTCAATTAGATCTGGAGAAATTATTGGTATTGGTGGTCTGGTAGGTTCTGGAAGAAGTACTTTTGTACGAGCATTAGCCGGACTTGAACCAACTTCAACAGGTGAACTTTGGATAGATAGTAAAAAAGTTAAGTGGCCTAGTTCTCCAAGGTATTCAATGAATCTTGGAATCGCCCTAGCTCCAGAAGATCGAAAACATCAGGGACTGGTATTGGACTTATCATGTCAAGATAATATTAACATGGTTGATTTCAAAAGAGTGAGAAGATGGGGATTATATCATACAAATTCAGCTAAAAATATAGCAACAGTATTTAGCAAGAAATTTGGTTTAAATAGGCCAATTCAAACGTTATGTCGAAACCTTTCAGGTGGCAATCAACAAAAGGTCTTATTATCAAAAGTTTGTAATTTAAATCCAAGAGTACTAATTGTCGATGAACCTACCCGTGGAATAGATATCGGGGTAAAAATTGAAGTGCTTAAAATTCTTAAACAATTAGCTAGTGAGGGAATGAGTATCATTGTAATTTCATCAGAGTTAGAAGAAGTAGTAGCTGTTAGTGATAGGGTGCTAGTTTTTTCCAAAGGTAGATTAGTAAAAGAATTAAATGAAAAACATGAAATTAATGTAGGTAATATTCTACGTGCTAATTTTTTAGGAGGGACAACATGA
- a CDS encoding sugar ABC transporter substrate-binding protein: MKLKNILLFLLLALILTACGSTSSNGKETGKEPESKTETNTPKKIAFFSAGASNNYLQTGIEHAKKTAKDLGMEIDIFDGRFDPLAQLNQVQNALAAKKYDGFVIEAVDGNQLCKIATEEAPAQGIAVSAINIELCGETDNAAEGTLTFVGGQGINVYQDILKKIFSDNPEGGKIAAIGGPATGTPYLNFKAALEIEMPKNPNWELIGLHSTDYTANQAFQVAQNILQANPDLDVIFSNYSGMTSGVVEAKAAARQDDVKIYDFGGDTWAFESVENGDIEQTTIMLPKEEIEYGIKVLNDYFNGKEVPNFIDLTKEEILPGTPHVTLDNIEEFRANGLPEY, translated from the coding sequence ATGAAATTAAAAAATATACTTTTATTTTTGTTATTAGCTCTTATTCTTACAGCATGCGGTTCCACTTCCTCAAATGGAAAGGAAACTGGTAAAGAACCGGAATCAAAAACAGAAACAAATACTCCCAAAAAAATTGCATTTTTCTCAGCGGGAGCATCAAATAATTATTTACAAACAGGAATCGAACACGCAAAAAAAACTGCAAAAGATTTAGGAATGGAGATTGATATATTTGATGGGCGTTTTGATCCATTAGCCCAGTTAAATCAAGTTCAAAATGCATTAGCGGCAAAAAAATATGATGGTTTTGTGATAGAAGCTGTTGATGGAAATCAATTGTGTAAAATTGCCACGGAAGAGGCACCTGCACAAGGTATAGCAGTTTCAGCCATCAATATAGAACTATGTGGAGAAACAGATAATGCGGCAGAAGGTACATTAACCTTTGTAGGAGGACAAGGAATTAATGTTTATCAGGATATCTTGAAGAAAATTTTTAGTGATAACCCTGAGGGCGGAAAAATTGCAGCTATAGGTGGGCCTGCAACAGGAACCCCCTATTTAAATTTTAAAGCAGCACTGGAAATTGAAATGCCTAAAAATCCAAATTGGGAATTAATAGGTCTGCATTCTACAGATTATACTGCAAATCAAGCGTTTCAAGTTGCTCAAAATATTCTTCAAGCCAACCCAGATTTAGATGTTATTTTTTCGAATTATTCGGGTATGACTTCTGGAGTAGTTGAGGCAAAAGCAGCTGCAAGACAAGATGATGTAAAAATATACGATTTTGGCGGTGACACATGGGCATTTGAATCTGTAGAAAACGGTGATATTGAACAGACAACTATTATGTTGCCTAAAGAAGAAATAGAATATGGTATCAAGGTTTTGAATGACTATTTTAACGGTAAGGAAGTACCTAATTTTATCGATTTAACAAAGGAAGAAATTTTACCAGGAACCCCACATGTTACGTTGGATAATATAGAAGAATTCCGGGCTAATGGGTTACCTGAATATTAA
- a CDS encoding carbon-nitrogen hydrolase family protein has product MKNVSISACQFRVERINSFNDFKEQVNKLMKDVPKDTDYVIFPELFTIGLLTTFPDSEKFDVTEMTRLDDFTQDYKDFFCKLATDRSQVIIAGSHLERRGNDYFNIAYIFQPDGTYVEHKKTHIFPAEADWWTKEGSELQVYEIGPAKIGIAICYEAEIPEVSHILSEKGAEIIFCPSYTFTEHGFWRVRHCAQSRAIENQVYFVHCPTVGEPGSPINKGYGRASILSPCDTAWPPNGVVAEAETNKNMVITGVVDIEELYKNRENGAATTFKDRKRRKKMYSKYAPYNFY; this is encoded by the coding sequence ATGAAGAATGTATCGATATCGGCTTGTCAATTTCGTGTTGAGCGCATAAATAGTTTTAATGATTTTAAAGAACAGGTAAACAAATTAATGAAAGATGTACCTAAAGATACTGATTATGTCATTTTCCCTGAACTTTTTACAATTGGCTTATTAACTACTTTTCCAGATTCGGAAAAGTTTGATGTGACTGAAATGACAAGACTTGATGATTTTACACAAGATTATAAAGACTTTTTTTGTAAATTAGCAACAGATCGGTCACAAGTAATTATTGCAGGTTCTCACCTCGAAAGACGAGGTAATGACTATTTTAATATCGCCTATATTTTTCAGCCTGATGGAACATATGTTGAACATAAAAAAACACATATTTTTCCTGCCGAAGCAGACTGGTGGACAAAAGAGGGAAGTGAGTTACAAGTTTATGAAATTGGACCTGCCAAGATTGGAATCGCTATATGTTATGAAGCGGAGATTCCCGAGGTATCTCATATTTTAAGTGAAAAAGGTGCAGAGATTATTTTCTGTCCATCCTATACATTTACTGAACATGGGTTTTGGAGGGTTCGCCATTGTGCTCAATCTCGTGCTATTGAAAATCAAGTTTATTTTGTACATTGTCCAACAGTTGGAGAACCAGGATCTCCAATTAACAAAGGATATGGGAGAGCTTCAATATTAAGTCCGTGTGATACAGCTTGGCCGCCAAATGGTGTAGTTGCTGAAGCAGAAACCAATAAAAATATGGTTATTACTGGGGTAGTAGATATTGAAGAACTTTATAAAAATCGTGAAAATGGTGCAGCGACAACCTTTAAAGATAGGAAACGTAGAAAAAAAATGTATTCAAAATATGCGCCTTATAATTTTTATTAA
- a CDS encoding polysaccharide deacetylase family protein, producing MQISGKVKLPEGKRVAVNIGCDFDAASVWMGTFKKFSPAYMARGEFGAEVGTPRLLKLFEKYNIKASWCIPGHTVDTHTDICKEIVKLGHEVCHHGYAHEDPTNLSYEEEEKIMKMGLEALEKIDVKPRGYRSPAWDYSPNTLSILEKYGFSFDSSLMGNDLYPYRPRPVEVNVDKGNVFGSPSSIVEIPVSWFLDDFPTQEYVIGGGEGMRSTQEVFERWKSIFDYACDSEEGACFVLTTHPQTIGRAHTIQMLEQLIQYMESRDAWFATLGDIFDSYVENK from the coding sequence ATGCAGATTTCAGGTAAAGTAAAATTACCAGAAGGAAAACGTGTAGCAGTTAATATTGGATGTGACTTTGATGCAGCCTCTGTTTGGATGGGGACATTTAAAAAATTCTCACCGGCTTATATGGCTCGTGGTGAATTTGGTGCGGAGGTAGGTACACCGAGATTACTTAAATTATTTGAAAAATATAATATTAAGGCAAGTTGGTGTATCCCTGGTCATACTGTTGATACTCATACTGATATTTGTAAAGAGATTGTGAAACTTGGACATGAAGTTTGTCACCATGGTTATGCTCATGAAGATCCAACAAATTTAAGTTATGAAGAAGAAGAGAAAATTATGAAAATGGGGCTTGAGGCTCTTGAAAAAATTGATGTGAAACCTAGAGGTTATCGCTCACCAGCATGGGATTATAGTCCAAATACATTAAGTATATTAGAAAAGTATGGATTCAGTTTTGACAGTAGTTTAATGGGAAATGATTTATATCCATATCGACCTCGTCCAGTAGAAGTAAACGTTGATAAAGGAAATGTTTTTGGTTCTCCAAGTAGTATTGTGGAAATTCCGGTTTCTTGGTTTTTAGATGATTTCCCTACACAAGAATATGTAATAGGTGGTGGAGAGGGTATGAGATCCACCCAAGAAGTATTTGAAAGATGGAAATCAATCTTTGACTACGCATGTGACAGTGAAGAAGGAGCATGCTTTGTATTGACAACACATCCTCAAACGATTGGTCGTGCACATACTATACAAATGCTAGAGCAATTAATTCAATATATGGAATCACGTGATGCTTGGTTTGCCACTCTTGGTGATATTTTTGATTCGTATGTTGAAAATAAATAA
- a CDS encoding LutC/YkgG family protein: MQKGTIHNREAFLNRISSKLNRPQPNAVTRPAWSRSPQFEVLKDKTQDELVDVLVEQSKLIHTDVVKTTNAELAASLEKVILDQSAKRIITSNEPRYEEFNLRSLFDEKLPNGGCDVHIWNPEHDRENIAIAEKADIGITFSDITLAESGTVVLFSNKYKGRSVSLLPTAYIAIIPKSTIVPRMTQATAEIHKRVELGEITPSCINFISGPSNSADIEMNLVVGVHGPVRATYIVVLDK, translated from the coding sequence ATGCAAAAAGGGACAATTCATAACCGAGAAGCTTTTTTAAACCGAATATCTTCCAAGCTTAACCGTCCGCAGCCAAATGCTGTAACAAGGCCTGCATGGTCTCGCTCTCCGCAATTTGAAGTTTTAAAAGATAAAACACAGGATGAACTCGTCGATGTATTAGTGGAACAAAGTAAATTGATTCATACTGATGTTGTCAAAACAACAAATGCAGAACTCGCTGCATCGCTTGAAAAAGTGATTCTTGATCAATCAGCTAAGCGAATCATCACATCAAATGAGCCGAGGTACGAAGAATTTAACTTGCGGTCCCTCTTCGATGAAAAATTGCCAAACGGCGGCTGTGATGTTCATATTTGGAATCCTGAACATGACCGGGAAAACATTGCCATTGCGGAAAAAGCGGACATTGGAATTACATTTAGTGACATCACCCTCGCTGAATCGGGAACCGTCGTCCTCTTTAGCAATAAATACAAAGGAAGATCAGTTAGTCTTCTTCCAACAGCCTATATTGCCATTATTCCGAAAAGCACCATCGTGCCAAGAATGACACAAGCAACGGCAGAAATCCATAAACGGGTCGAACTAGGCGAAATCACTCCATCCTGTATTAACTTTATCTCAGGGCCAAGCAACAGTGCCGATATTGAAATGAATCTTGTCGTTGGGGTTCATGGGCCGGTGAGGGCGACGTATATTGTAGTACTTGATAAGTAG
- a CDS encoding LutB/LldF family L-lactate oxidation iron-sulfur protein, whose amino-acid sequence MPMKISDAPFFDRVEKGLNDQFMRNAVLSAQDRLRGRKLLAAEELGNWEDWRALGEEIRSHTLANLDYYLQQLSENVAKLGGHVFFAETAEEASGYVKRVVQEKNAKKIVKSKSMVTEEINLNAVLEEIGCDVVETDLGEYILQIDDHDPPSHIVAPALHKNKEQIRDTFREKKGYTKTEKPEELTMFARELLRKEFLSADLGITGCNFAVAESGSIALVTNEGNARLVTTIPKTQITVMGMERIVPTWEDLDIMVSLLCRSAVGQKLTSYITGLTGPRDEGAVDGPEEFHLVIVDNKRSEALGTAFQSALHCIRCAACINVCPVYSHVGGHSYGSIYPGPIGAVLSPILGGYEDYKELPYASSLCAACTEACPVKIPLHELLIEHRRQIVEEEGLAPKSEKLAMKTFKLGVSSPSLYKMGTKAAPLMLKPFTDNQIIEKGPGPLKDWTESRNFPAPKKERFRDWFDRRTKGEGDNAKRDNS is encoded by the coding sequence ATGCCGATGAAAATCTCTGATGCTCCTTTTTTTGATCGTGTGGAAAAAGGCTTAAATGACCAATTTATGCGCAATGCTGTTCTGTCTGCCCAGGACAGGCTTCGCGGCAGAAAACTGCTAGCCGCAGAAGAACTCGGAAATTGGGAAGACTGGCGGGCGCTCGGCGAAGAAATCCGCTCTCATACCCTCGCAAATCTCGACTATTATTTACAACAATTAAGCGAGAATGTCGCTAAACTCGGCGGCCATGTCTTTTTTGCAGAAACAGCAGAAGAAGCAAGCGGCTACGTAAAAAGAGTCGTCCAGGAAAAAAATGCAAAGAAAATTGTAAAATCAAAATCAATGGTAACAGAAGAGATAAACTTAAACGCTGTTCTTGAAGAAATCGGGTGCGATGTCGTTGAAACCGACTTAGGCGAATATATTTTACAAATTGACGACCACGATCCCCCTTCACACATCGTTGCGCCAGCGCTCCATAAAAATAAAGAACAAATCCGCGACACATTTAGAGAGAAAAAAGGCTACACAAAAACAGAGAAGCCGGAAGAATTGACGATGTTCGCAAGGGAATTGCTTCGCAAAGAGTTTCTTTCCGCTGATTTGGGAATTACAGGCTGTAACTTTGCGGTAGCGGAATCCGGTTCGATTGCGCTTGTCACGAATGAAGGAAATGCAAGGCTCGTAACGACGATTCCTAAGACACAGATTACAGTGATGGGCATGGAGCGAATTGTTCCGACATGGGAAGACCTCGATATCATGGTGAGCCTCCTTTGCCGGAGCGCTGTTGGACAAAAGCTGACCTCTTATATTACAGGCTTAACAGGGCCAAGAGACGAAGGTGCTGTTGACGGTCCGGAAGAATTTCATCTCGTCATTGTAGACAATAAACGTTCGGAAGCATTGGGAACGGCTTTTCAATCCGCTCTCCATTGCATCCGCTGTGCCGCATGCATCAATGTTTGCCCAGTATACAGCCATGTCGGCGGCCACTCATACGGCTCGATTTATCCAGGCCCGATCGGTGCAGTATTAAGCCCAATTCTTGGCGGCTACGAAGATTATAAAGAGTTGCCATATGCGTCAAGCTTATGTGCGGCATGTACAGAAGCGTGCCCTGTTAAAATTCCGCTTCATGAACTGCTGATTGAACATCGCCGGCAAATTGTCGAAGAAGAAGGTCTAGCACCTAAATCAGAGAAACTGGCGATGAAAACTTTTAAACTCGGCGTTAGTTCACCAAGCCTTTATAAAATGGGAACGAAAGCAGCGCCGCTTATGCTTAAACCGTTCACCGATAATCAAATAATTGAAAAAGGGCCGGGCCCGTTGAAAGATTGGACAGAGTCACGTAATTTCCCTGCACCGAAGAAAGAGCGCTTCAGAGATTGGTTTGATCGCCGCACGAAAGGAGAAGGAGACAATGCAAAAAGGGACAATTCATAA
- a CDS encoding (Fe-S)-binding protein: protein MKVSLFVTCLSDIFYPEAGKHTVELLEKLGCEVDFPEQQTCCGQPAFNSGYHKEAKAAAKHLIEAFENADYVVTPSGSCAGMVHEYKKLLRDEPDWREKAERLIAKTYELTQFIVNVLKVEDVHAVLPAKATYHTSCHMTRLLKVGDAPFRLLNNVKGLELKPLPHNYDCCGFGGTFAVKMTPISEEMVDAKVKHIEETGAEVLIGADCGCLMNIGGRLTRKGSPIRVKHIAEVLNSGVKKHADENL, encoded by the coding sequence ATGAAAGTATCCTTATTTGTAACTTGCCTCAGCGACATTTTTTATCCGGAAGCTGGGAAGCATACAGTGGAACTTTTAGAAAAACTTGGTTGCGAGGTAGACTTTCCTGAACAACAAACATGTTGCGGCCAGCCTGCGTTCAACAGTGGCTATCATAAAGAAGCAAAGGCTGCTGCCAAGCATTTGATCGAAGCGTTCGAAAATGCTGATTATGTTGTTACACCATCCGGTTCCTGCGCCGGGATGGTGCATGAATATAAAAAACTATTAAGAGACGAACCCGATTGGCGGGAAAAAGCTGAACGTCTAATCGCCAAAACGTACGAGCTCACCCAATTTATCGTTAACGTATTGAAAGTGGAAGATGTCCATGCTGTATTGCCGGCGAAAGCGACATACCATACATCATGCCATATGACGAGATTATTAAAAGTAGGAGATGCACCGTTCCGCCTATTAAACAATGTGAAAGGGCTGGAATTGAAGCCGCTCCCACACAATTATGACTGTTGCGGATTCGGTGGGACTTTCGCTGTGAAGATGACACCCATTTCGGAAGAGATGGTGGATGCGAAAGTGAAGCATATTGAAGAAACAGGGGCAGAAGTTTTAATTGGCGCCGATTGTGGCTGTTTGATGAACATTGGAGGTCGGCTTACACGCAAAGGATCGCCAATCCGTGTCAAGCATATTGCCGAAGTCTTGAATAGTGGGGTGAAAAAACATGCCGATGAAAATCTCTGA
- a CDS encoding FadR/GntR family transcriptional regulator produces the protein MFEVEQVQSRKMYEDVVEQLKKNILEGNLKPGDKLPSVRALSTSFRVGQSTIREALSVLKTIGLIETRQGEGTFIRHYDSTILNQSISDTLFVTKEEIIDLLDVRKTLERGTVSLAAERRTADDLRKIESIINEMEKELTSDHFGEEADWAFHFAIAEASRNRIMISLMEELSIKVKQALKASRFRMYATPGMPEKLLQEHRGIFEAIREQNGTLAEERMLAHLIGVQKQIITIDEDKHENGV, from the coding sequence TTGTTTGAAGTTGAACAAGTACAATCACGGAAAATGTATGAGGACGTCGTTGAACAATTGAAAAAAAATATTTTGGAAGGGAATTTAAAGCCCGGCGACAAATTGCCTTCCGTCCGTGCTTTGTCAACTTCGTTTCGAGTAGGGCAGTCGACGATTCGCGAAGCCCTTAGCGTACTTAAAACAATTGGCCTTATCGAGACAAGGCAAGGGGAAGGAACGTTCATCCGGCACTATGATTCTACGATTCTGAACCAATCAATCTCTGATACTCTTTTTGTAACGAAAGAAGAGATTATTGATTTGCTTGACGTGAGGAAAACGTTGGAAAGAGGTACGGTGTCGCTTGCTGCAGAACGAAGGACAGCAGATGATTTAAGGAAAATCGAATCCATCATTAATGAAATGGAAAAGGAGTTAACCTCCGATCATTTTGGTGAAGAAGCGGACTGGGCGTTTCACTTTGCGATAGCGGAAGCAAGCCGGAATCGGATTATGATTTCTTTAATGGAAGAGCTGTCAATAAAAGTTAAACAAGCCTTGAAAGCGAGTCGATTTCGTATGTATGCCACTCCTGGCATGCCAGAAAAATTGCTGCAAGAGCACCGGGGGATTTTTGAAGCGATTCGTGAGCAAAACGGAACACTGGCAGAGGAACGGATGCTTGCCCATTTAATAGGCGTTCAAAAACAAATCATTACGATTGACGAAGACAAACACGAGAATGGGGTGTAA
- the yiaA gene encoding inner membrane protein YiaA: protein MSNENEILLDKGKEEVPKIKTERKEGEPTPAFKGASWVALLIGVAAYLIGLFNATMQLNEKGYYFAILIFGLYSAVSLQKAVRDKDEGIPVTSIYYGISWIALIVSISLMGIGLYNAESIILSEKGFYAMAFALSLFAAITIQKNIRDTQRARERD from the coding sequence ATGTCTAATGAAAATGAGATTTTATTAGATAAAGGAAAAGAAGAGGTTCCAAAAATAAAAACAGAAAGAAAAGAGGGGGAACCGACCCCAGCTTTTAAAGGGGCTTCCTGGGTAGCGCTGTTGATAGGTGTAGCTGCCTATCTCATAGGCTTGTTTAACGCAACAATGCAACTGAACGAAAAAGGGTATTACTTTGCAATTTTAATATTTGGACTTTATTCAGCCGTTTCTTTGCAAAAAGCAGTAAGAGATAAAGATGAAGGAATACCAGTTACTTCTATTTATTATGGGATTAGCTGGATTGCCCTTATTGTATCTATTTCATTGATGGGCATCGGGTTATACAATGCCGAAAGTATTATTTTAAGCGAAAAGGGATTTTATGCCATGGCATTTGCTCTAAGTTTGTTTGCAGCAATTACAATTCAGAAGAATATTAGAGATACACAGAGGGCAAGAGAAAGAGACTGA